The genomic segment GTGCCCGTAAAACTTGAGGCTCTTACATGGTAACTCGATGCTTTGCGGGGTAGATTGAGTATGCCTGGCATAACACCTTCATTATCTAAGCCACGGAATATGGCCTCTTTCATTACCGTCCAAACCTCATTTAGATAGTCAAGGATATCCTTATCCTCATGCTCTTGCACAAACTCCCAGTAGGAGCGACCATGCTTGTTGCACCATTTAATGATATCGTTAAGGTTTGTGAATGGGTACACTTCAACGCTTTCGGTTTTTGAACTGTCATCTACAACAGCACCACCGCCAACGCTATAGGCTGTCCAATCGCCAAGAAGGTTCGATTGTTCATCGAAGGCTTCAAATTTCATCCCGTTTGGATGGCGGGGTAGAAATATCTCGGGCTGCCAAACAATATTTAAGTTTTTATCTTGAAAAACCTCTTTTATTGCTTTATCGGTTAGGTGTCCTTTCCCCGTAGCTGCAAGGCTACCATAAAGAGTTACTTGATATTTTGATGCGTCGTTAAATCGACCTAAGAATGTTTCAGCGGCTTTCCTTGGTCCCATGGTATGACTGCTTGATGGGCCATATCCTATTCGATAGATGTTACGAATGCTTTCCATTAATTTGTCTTATTTTAAACGCTAAGGCGCGAAGACGCTAAGAAACGAATAATAACTTTGCGCCTTAGAGACTTTGCGTTTAGATTTATATCTCCTTTGTTTTTTCCTTCAACCAATCTTTCTGCTCTTTGTTTAGAGATGGCGATAACCTTTCGAAAACCATTCTGTGATAGTTATTCAACCACTCTTTTTCATCGGGCAGTAGCATATCAGCCTTAATGGGTTTTGTGTCGATTGGACAGAGGGTAAGAGTTTCAAATTTCAGGAACTTACCAAACTCGTTTTCAATATCGGGGACGCAAGCTATCAAATTTTCGATTCTTATGCCGTATTTACCTTGTCGATACAATCCTGGCTCATCTGACATCACTTCACCAATTTCTATTGGTAAATGGTTGTCGGGACGAATTTGCATTGGCCCTTCGTGAACGTTCATAAAGCTACCCACACCATGTCCTGTTCCATGTCCGTAGTTGATATTCAATTTCCACATCGCCATACGGGCAAGCGTATCGAGCTGTGAACCCCTTGAGCCTGCTGGAAACTTAATCATGGCTAGCTGAATCGTGCCCTTTAGTACAAGGGTAAAGTCAATCTTCTCTTCCTCTGTAGGATCACTTAGATGGATTGTTCTTGTTATATCGGTTGTTCCATTTCTGTATTGTCCACCGGAATCAATAAGCAAGAAACCTTTGGGTTTAATTTCGTACTCGGTTTCCTTTGTTGCGCTATAGTGTACAATTGCTCCATGATCCGCATACCCAACAATTGATGAAAACGATTCGCTCACAAAATTATTCCTTTTACTCCTGAATTCAGCAAGTTTTTCACCAATAATAGTTTCAGTAATTGTTGTTTTACCCAAATTCAATTCCAACCAGTAGAAGAAATCGACTAAAGCAATCCCATCTTCCACCATTGCATTTCGAAATCCTTCGAGTTCAACGCTGTTTTTATGAGCCTTTATCTCAGTTACAATTCCCGTTGCTTCAATTATCTTTACTTTATCGGGGATTGATGTGTACAAATGGTAGTTTGTTTTAGATGGATCAACTAGTATTACATCGCTCTTATTCAGTTTTCCAATATGTCCATCTATTTTTTCATATGGCAATAATGTAACTCCCTGCTCTTTTAAATGGTTAGCAATATTTTCATCGATTTTTTCAGTATCAATAAAAAGTATTGCTTGTTTTGAATCGATAAAACCATAGCTAAGAACTACAGGGTTATAACTGATATCGTTACCACGAATATTAAAAGTCCAGCAAACCTCATCGAGAGCGCACAATAGGTATGCAGATGCTCCTTTTGTCAGCATTACTTTTCTTATCTCTTCAAGTTTTTCGCTAACGCTTTTCCCAGCATATTTAAGCTCCTGTATAAATGCTTTTCCTAGAGGCATTGCTGCCCTGTTCTCCCAGATTGGTGTGATTAAATCTAAACTGGATTTACATTCAATGCCACTTTTTTGTAATGTGTCAATTATGCTTTTTGCTTGGGTTGTTTGAAATATTTTTCCATCAAAGCCAACATTATCGCCTTTGCTAAGCAGTTTAGTAATCCAAGCCTCAAGCGATGGTGTTTCAGGTAATCCTAGTTTACATAGTTCGATACCAGAATCGGTAAGCTCTTTTTCAGCCTGAAGGAAATATCTTGAATCAGTCCACAGTGCAGCGGTTTTGGTGGTGACAACTACTGTTCCGGCAGAACCAGTGAATCCTGAAAGCCAACTACGTGATTTCCAGTAATCGGGTAAATACTCGCTGATATGGGGATCGCTACTTGGTATAATATATGCGCTAACACTATTTCTTTTCATTAAGCCTCTTAGTTGTTCAAGTTTTGCTTGTGTTTTCATGGTTGGAACGTTATTAGGTAAGCAATTCGCAAATATAATACGATTATTTCCAGAGAATGAAGTTTTTTTGAAATGGCAAAGTTAATTGGGTTGTGTTTATTAGAGGAATTTGATTCGAATCTTAGGATGTAAACATTTACAAGTGTCTAAAAAAGAAAGACAATTGGGAAATATTCAAAAATCATCTAAAATCGTATAGACAAAACCTCCTTTTTCCATTTTATCGTTTAAATTTGCTTATTATTTTTTCGAGTAATCAGTTTAATTAAAACCTTGAAGTATGAAGAGCATTCAGATATCAAAGAATCGGATTAAAGAATTTCTTGCAGAGAAACTTGCAAAAAATGTGCTTCAATCCGAGATAAGTGATTTGGTACTTGTTCTTCGTTTCAATGCATTGGGAGGTTTTGAATTTTTAAGCGATGAGGATTTGCTCGAAAACCTAATTGCGGCTTTTCCTGAACTTGAACTGGTTCACCTTGTTAAAAGCGATGATAATTATCTTTATTTAGGTGTGAAACCTCAGAATAAGGATGAGGAGGATAATATTTTGATTGATATTAAAAAAATCACACAACTTATTATTTAGTGTTTTTTTGTGTTGCTGTTTTGATGCGCTATATCTGGGATAAATTTTAATCCTTTCGTTTTTATTACCTAAATTGTAACTATTCAGCAATAAAAAAATACCTCACGCAAAGCCGCTAAGCCGCAAAGAATATAAGATAGATGAGGAGCAAAGTTAAACTCAATTGAAATATTATGATTAGATCACACCAAATTGAACCTAAAACTTATGCGTAAAGGGAAAAAACTTTTAGTTTTTTCTCCTTAGCGGACTTTGCGACTTTGCGAGAAACTTAAAAGACCGCATAGCCTTTTTAGTTTACAAACTAAATAATTACCAAAATATATACCTGAGTAGTTACCCTAAATTTAATTAGATATGAACAACTTCGATTATTATAATCCGGTAAAGATCCTTTTTGGAGAGGGAAAGATTGATCAACTTTCAAAAGAAATTCCAAAAGATGCAAAAATTTTATTTACATATGGGGGCGGAAGTATTAAGAAAAATGGAGTCTATGACAAGGTTAAATCAGGTTTAAAGGGTTTTAAAGTTTTTGAATTTGGTGGAATTGAACCAAACCCTCATTTCGAAACTTTGATGAAGGCTGTTGACATAGTAAAGACTGAAAAGATAGACTTTCTTCTTGCTGTTGGTGGTGGTTCTGTTTTAGATGGTACAAAGTTTATTGCAGCAGCATCTTTATTTGATGGAGATCCTTGGGATATACTTGAGAAGGGAGCTAAAGTGAATAATGCTCTGCCATTTGGTACCATTCTTACGTTACCGGCAACTGGCTCCGAGATGAATTCCGGTGGGGTTATTACCAAGGCTTCAACTAAGGTGAAATTACCTTTTGGTAGCCCGCTACTTTTCCCAAAATTCTCGATACTTGATCCTACAACAACTTATTCGTTGCCCGCAAAGCAAATTGCTAATGGCATTGTAGATGCTTTTATTCATACAACGGAGCAGTATTTAACGTACCCATCAAATTCACCAATACAGGATAGATTTGCCGAAGGAATTCTTAAAACGCTTATTGAAATTGGACCGCAGGCTATATCTAACCCAGAGGATTATCAAACTCGTGCCAATTTTATGTGGAGCTGTACAATGGCTCTAAATGGACTTATTGGAACAGGCGTGCCTTCGGATTGGGCCACTCATATGATTGGTCATGAGCTTACGGCTTTCTTTGGGTTGGATCATGGTGTTACATTGGCAATAGTTTTACCTGCATTACTTCGTGAGATGAAAGACGATAAGCGTGAAAAACTTCTTCAGTTTGGAAAAAATGTTTGGGGAATTGAATATGGTACTGAGGATAACCGAATTGATGAGGCAATAATTAGAACGGTATCATTCTTTAACTCACTTGGAGTTAAAACTAAACTTTCTGCATACGGGATAACCGTCGATCAGCTTGCTCCAATTTTTGAAAGATTCCAGAGTCGTCAATGGAAACTAGGGGAGCGAAAGAACATTACACCAAATAGAATTGAGGTGATACTAAAAAGTGCGCTATAATTTTTGATACACTTCCTATTCTTTATATTTTTTACTACTTTCGTTAGTGAAACTGTTATTCTTATGCCTTCATTAGAATAATCTCCTAAATCTGATAATATGATAAATGGTAACTTAAGGTATAAAATATTA from the Bacteroidales bacterium genome contains:
- a CDS encoding aminopeptidase P family protein — translated: MKTQAKLEQLRGLMKRNSVSAYIIPSSDPHISEYLPDYWKSRSWLSGFTGSAGTVVVTTKTAALWTDSRYFLQAEKELTDSGIELCKLGLPETPSLEAWITKLLSKGDNVGFDGKIFQTTQAKSIIDTLQKSGIECKSSLDLITPIWENRAAMPLGKAFIQELKYAGKSVSEKLEEIRKVMLTKGASAYLLCALDEVCWTFNIRGNDISYNPVVLSYGFIDSKQAILFIDTEKIDENIANHLKEQGVTLLPYEKIDGHIGKLNKSDVILVDPSKTNYHLYTSIPDKVKIIEATGIVTEIKAHKNSVELEGFRNAMVEDGIALVDFFYWLELNLGKTTITETIIGEKLAEFRSKRNNFVSESFSSIVGYADHGAIVHYSATKETEYEIKPKGFLLIDSGGQYRNGTTDITRTIHLSDPTEEEKIDFTLVLKGTIQLAMIKFPAGSRGSQLDTLARMAMWKLNINYGHGTGHGVGSFMNVHEGPMQIRPDNHLPIEIGEVMSDEPGLYRQGKYGIRIENLIACVPDIENEFGKFLKFETLTLCPIDTKPIKADMLLPDEKEWLNNYHRMVFERLSPSLNKEQKDWLKEKTKEI
- a CDS encoding iron-containing alcohol dehydrogenase — its product is MNNFDYYNPVKILFGEGKIDQLSKEIPKDAKILFTYGGGSIKKNGVYDKVKSGLKGFKVFEFGGIEPNPHFETLMKAVDIVKTEKIDFLLAVGGGSVLDGTKFIAAASLFDGDPWDILEKGAKVNNALPFGTILTLPATGSEMNSGGVITKASTKVKLPFGSPLLFPKFSILDPTTTYSLPAKQIANGIVDAFIHTTEQYLTYPSNSPIQDRFAEGILKTLIEIGPQAISNPEDYQTRANFMWSCTMALNGLIGTGVPSDWATHMIGHELTAFFGLDHGVTLAIVLPALLREMKDDKREKLLQFGKNVWGIEYGTEDNRIDEAIIRTVSFFNSLGVKTKLSAYGITVDQLAPIFERFQSRQWKLGERKNITPNRIEVILKSAL
- a CDS encoding L-serine ammonia-lyase, producing MESIRNIYRIGYGPSSSHTMGPRKAAETFLGRFNDASKYQVTLYGSLAATGKGHLTDKAIKEVFQDKNLNIVWQPEIFLPRHPNGMKFEAFDEQSNLLGDWTAYSVGGGAVVDDSSKTESVEVYPFTNLNDIIKWCNKHGRSYWEFVQEHEDKDILDYLNEVWTVMKEAIFRGLDNEGVMPGILNLPRKASSYHVRASSFTGTLRKRALLFSYALAVSEENASGGRIVTAPTCGSCGVIPAVLYYQNTEHNFSEKKILKALATAGLIGNVVKKNASISGAECGCQAEIGVACAMASAATTQLYGGTIFQIEYSAEMGLEHHLGLTCDPVAGLVQIPCIERNAFAAGRALNHHVFAILSDGRHRISFDKVVETMKQTGKDIPSLYRETSTGGLALFDGQVHE